From the Blattabacterium cuenoti genome, one window contains:
- a CDS encoding MIP/aquaporin family protein encodes MSEVCAEIIGTTILVFLGNGVVANLVLSKTKGNNKNGGWLTVTIGWALAVFMGIIVSAPYSGGHLNPCVTLGFAIIGKFSWNLVPYYIISQIVGSMLGSFLVWCLYKDYFIETKNEKDKLSVFVTVPSIRNFFSNFTSEILTTFIFIFISFHLVKKGTIFLFEKKHLIGLGSIDALPSSLVVLGIVLSLGGVTGAALNPARDLGPRIMHSILPIPGKGKSDWDYAIIPIFGPVIGSFMASMLYLLLS; translated from the coding sequence ATGTCAGAAGTATGTGCAGAAATAATAGGTACTACAATATTAGTTTTTTTAGGAAATGGTGTAGTAGCAAATTTAGTTTTATCAAAAACTAAAGGAAATAATAAAAATGGAGGATGGTTAACAGTTACAATTGGTTGGGCTTTAGCTGTATTTATGGGAATTATAGTTTCTGCTCCATATAGTGGGGGTCACTTAAATCCATGTGTTACTTTAGGATTTGCTATTATAGGTAAATTTAGTTGGAATTTGGTTCCTTATTATATAATTTCTCAGATAGTTGGATCTATGTTAGGATCTTTTTTAGTATGGTGTTTATATAAAGATTATTTTATTGAAACTAAAAATGAAAAAGATAAGTTATCAGTTTTTGTTACTGTTCCTTCCATAAGGAATTTTTTTTCTAATTTTACTAGTGAAATTTTAACTACTTTTATATTTATTTTTATTTCATTTCATTTGGTAAAAAAAGGAACTATTTTCTTATTTGAAAAAAAGCATTTAATAGGACTTGGATCTATTGATGCATTACCTTCTTCTTTAGTTGTTTTAGGAATAGTTTTATCTTTAGGAGGAGTAACTGGTGCTGCACTTAATCCAGCTAGAGATTTAGGGCCTAGGATAATGCATTCAATATTACCTATACCTGGAAAAGGTAAAAGTGATTGGGATTATGCAATAATTCCAATATTTGGACCAGTTATAGGAAGTTTTATGGCATCAATGTTGTATTTATTGTTATCATAA
- the glpK gene encoding glycerol kinase GlpK, with translation MKKYVLSLDQGTTSSRAIIFDKIGNIISIAQREFTQIYPHPGWVEHNAEEIWSTQASVALEAILKANLEGDNIESIGITNQRETTVIWDKKTGEPIFNAIVWQDRRTSKYCDEIKKEGLTEMIRKKTGLIIDPYFSATKIKWILDNVQGAKKRAFSGNLAFGTIDSWLIWNLTGKKIHVTDVTNASRTMLFNIHTLNWDNELVNLFNIPITMLPEVKSSSEIFGYTTGNILSHKIPISGIAGDQQASLFGQMCTKIGMVKNTYGTGCFMLMNVGKNPVFSKNNLITTVAWKIKNKVQYALEGSVFIAGAVIQWLRDGLGLLTYSNEAEDIASSVENTEGLYMVPAFSGLGAPYWDHKARGIIVGITRGTSSAHFVRAALESIAFQNMDVLKAMEADSGISIKEIRVDGGATVNKLLMQFQSDILNVRVVKSKISELTAAGAAYLAGLAVNYWSSLEDIQGKWQVERIFEPKKMKNSKNIIKGWKKAIKTTRSWANQE, from the coding sequence ATGAAAAAATATGTGCTATCATTAGATCAGGGAACAACTAGTTCTAGAGCTATTATATTTGATAAGATTGGAAATATTATTTCTATAGCTCAAAGAGAATTTACACAAATTTATCCACATCCAGGATGGGTAGAACATAATGCAGAAGAAATATGGTCTACACAAGCTTCTGTTGCTTTAGAAGCAATTTTAAAAGCAAATTTAGAAGGAGATAATATAGAATCTATAGGAATAACAAATCAAAGAGAAACTACTGTAATATGGGATAAAAAAACAGGAGAACCTATATTCAATGCTATAGTTTGGCAAGATAGAAGAACATCAAAATATTGTGATGAAATTAAAAAAGAGGGATTAACAGAAATGATTAGAAAAAAAACCGGTCTTATTATAGATCCTTATTTTTCTGCTACAAAAATTAAATGGATATTAGATAATGTCCAAGGAGCAAAAAAAAGGGCATTTTCAGGAAATTTAGCATTTGGGACTATCGATTCATGGTTGATATGGAATTTAACAGGAAAAAAAATTCATGTTACAGATGTAACTAATGCATCTAGGACAATGTTATTTAATATTCACACATTAAATTGGGATAATGAATTGGTAAATTTATTTAATATTCCAATTACAATGTTGCCAGAAGTAAAATCTTCTAGTGAAATTTTTGGATATACTACAGGAAATATTTTGTCTCATAAAATACCAATATCTGGTATTGCTGGGGATCAACAAGCATCTTTATTTGGTCAAATGTGTACTAAAATAGGTATGGTAAAAAATACTTATGGAACAGGTTGTTTTATGCTAATGAATGTAGGAAAAAATCCAGTTTTTTCTAAGAATAATTTGATAACTACAGTAGCATGGAAAATTAAAAATAAGGTCCAATATGCTTTAGAAGGAAGTGTATTCATAGCAGGAGCCGTAATCCAATGGCTTAGAGATGGATTAGGACTACTTACATATTCAAATGAAGCTGAAGATATAGCCTCTTCTGTAGAAAATACAGAAGGATTGTATATGGTTCCTGCTTTTTCTGGATTAGGAGCCCCTTATTGGGACCATAAGGCTAGAGGGATAATAGTGGGGATAACAAGAGGAACATCTTCTGCACATTTTGTACGAGCAGCATTAGAAAGTATTGCTTTTCAAAATATGGATGTTCTTAAAGCAATGGAAGCAGATTCAGGAATTTCTATTAAAGAAATTCGTGTAGATGGTGGAGCGACGGTTAATAAATTATTAATGCAATTTCAATCGGACATTTTAAATGTAAGAGTGGTAAAATCTAAAATCTCTGAATTAACTGCTGCTGGAGCAGCTTATTTGGCAGGACTTGCAGTTAATTATTGGAGTAGTTTAGAGGATATTCAAGGTAAGTGGCAGGTAGAAAGAATTTTTGAACCAAAAAAAATGAAAAATAGTAAAAATATAATTAAAGGTTGGAAAAAAGCAATAAAAACTACTCGTTCTTGGGCTAACCAGGAATAG
- a CDS encoding glycerol-3-phosphate dehydrogenase/oxidase: MMKDFLNRDKFLKILENENFWDIIIIGGGATGIGIALDSSSRGYKTLLLEQSDFSKATSSRSTKLIHGGIRYLAQGNIKLVFEALRERGYLLKNAPHLVRKQKFIIPVFSWKMGIFYWTGLKLYEWLSGSLSFGKSKFLSKNEIIKIIPEINNHKLKGGILYYDGQFDDSRLAINLAQTCVQHGGILLNYFKVKNLIKKNKNKVSGVIACDIETKKEYSILSKIVINATGVFSDSILKMDNNLDSSLSIQPSQGTHIVLNKSFFSSKNAIVIPKTSDERILFCVPWYDHVLVGTTDTFLKKTVIDPIPLEEEIDFILQTFKKYFIFFPEKKDILSAFSGLRPLFISKDNKNKTKDISRNHKLIVSTSGLISIIGGKWTTYRKMAEDTVNKAIEIGKFNNKPSITKNLKIYGSNFFSYNNEYDLYWKKYGEDEWNIKKLIKKNPFLGNTLFSNKKSDYSSLCTEAEVIWMVRYEMARTIEDVLARRFRLLFLNAKKSIEIAPKIANLMAKELSRDKKWEKSQVNSFKKLAMKYYYS; this comes from the coding sequence ATGATGAAAGATTTCTTAAATAGAGATAAATTTCTAAAAATTTTAGAAAATGAAAATTTTTGGGATATTATTATTATTGGTGGAGGTGCAACTGGAATAGGAATAGCTCTAGATTCTTCTTCTAGGGGATATAAAACTCTTCTTTTAGAACAATCAGATTTTTCCAAAGCTACATCTAGTAGAAGTACTAAGTTAATTCATGGTGGAATACGATATTTAGCCCAAGGAAATATTAAATTAGTTTTTGAGGCTTTAAGAGAAAGAGGATATCTTTTAAAAAATGCCCCACACTTAGTTAGAAAACAAAAATTTATTATTCCAGTTTTTAGTTGGAAAATGGGTATTTTTTATTGGACCGGATTAAAATTATATGAGTGGTTATCTGGATCGTTAAGTTTCGGTAAATCTAAGTTTTTGTCTAAAAATGAAATTATAAAAATTATTCCAGAAATTAATAATCATAAGTTAAAAGGAGGAATTCTATATTATGATGGACAATTTGACGATTCTCGTTTAGCTATTAATTTAGCTCAAACTTGTGTACAACATGGAGGAATTTTGCTAAATTATTTCAAAGTAAAAAACCTTATAAAAAAAAATAAAAATAAAGTATCAGGAGTTATAGCATGTGATATTGAAACAAAAAAAGAATACTCTATTTTATCAAAGATTGTAATTAATGCAACAGGAGTATTTTCTGATTCCATTTTAAAAATGGATAATAATTTAGATTCATCTTTATCTATACAACCTAGTCAAGGAACTCATATTGTTTTAAATAAATCTTTTTTTAGTAGTAAAAATGCTATAGTTATTCCTAAAACTTCGGATGAAAGAATTTTATTTTGTGTCCCATGGTATGATCATGTTTTAGTAGGAACTACAGATACATTCTTAAAAAAAACTGTAATTGATCCAATACCTTTAGAAGAAGAAATTGATTTTATTTTACAAACTTTTAAAAAATATTTCATTTTTTTTCCTGAAAAAAAGGATATATTAAGTGCTTTTTCTGGATTAAGACCACTATTTATATCAAAAGATAATAAAAATAAAACTAAAGATATATCTAGGAATCATAAACTTATAGTAAGTACTTCTGGATTAATAAGTATAATAGGTGGTAAATGGACAACTTATAGAAAAATGGCAGAAGATACAGTAAATAAAGCTATTGAAATAGGAAAATTTAATAATAAGCCATCTATAACAAAAAATCTTAAAATTTATGGATCTAATTTTTTTTCATATAATAATGAATATGATCTTTATTGGAAAAAATATGGAGAGGATGAGTGGAATATAAAAAAACTAATAAAAAAAAATCCTTTTTTAGGAAATACTTTATTTTCAAATAAAAAATCTGATTACTCATCATTATGTACTGAAGCAGAAGTCATATGGATGGTAAGATATGAAATGGCTAGAACTATTGAAGATGTTTTAGCAAGAAGATTTCGTTTATTATTTTTAAATGCAAAAAAATCAATAGAGATTGCACCAAAAATTGCAAATTTAATGGCTAAAGAGCTTTCTCGTGATAAAAAATGGGAAAAATCACAAGTAAATTCTTTTAAAAAATTAGCAATGAAATACTATTATTCATAA
- the ffh gene encoding signal recognition particle protein yields the protein MFKTLQDKIQKAINVLKGNHQITEINLASSIKEVGRALIDADVNYKIVKKFIKKIKEKSIGKKVLTSLNPRQLIIKIVYDELVTLMGGKNVELNIYKTPFIILICGLQGSGKTSFSSKLSFFLKKKGYSPLLVAADIHRPAAVDQLNFLAKKICVPVFSLEKINSYDHDHIANIVEKSIDYAFDMKKDVVIIDTAGRLAIDEIMMKEIKIIKKHSNPNEILFVIDSMTGQDAINTAKSFYESLNFDGIVMTKLDGDSKGGAAITISSIINKPIKFISNGEKIEDIEIFHPDRIANRIIGMGDIISLVEKVQEQFNEKNTKEIYHKMSKNRFDFNDFLEQIKQIKKIGNIKNIISMIPGVDKYLPQKNREIDNKSFKKMESIIFSMTPYERKNPKILSDISRKKRISKGSGISLDEINFFLKQFKDINKIMKKIKTNSGKDLIKNFISEIFDKRKM from the coding sequence ATGTTTAAAACTTTACAGGACAAAATACAAAAAGCTATTAATGTTTTAAAAGGTAATCATCAAATTACAGAAATTAATCTTGCATCTTCTATAAAAGAAGTAGGAAGAGCACTTATAGATGCAGATGTTAACTATAAAATTGTTAAAAAATTTATAAAAAAAATAAAAGAAAAATCTATTGGTAAAAAAGTTTTAACTTCTTTAAATCCAAGACAACTTATTATAAAAATAGTATATGATGAATTAGTAACTCTTATGGGAGGAAAAAATGTAGAACTTAATATTTACAAAACTCCTTTTATTATTTTAATTTGTGGATTACAAGGTAGTGGAAAAACTTCTTTTTCCTCTAAATTATCTTTTTTTTTGAAAAAAAAAGGTTATTCCCCTTTATTAGTTGCAGCAGATATTCATAGACCAGCTGCAGTTGATCAATTAAATTTTCTTGCAAAAAAAATTTGTGTTCCTGTTTTTTCTTTAGAAAAAATAAATAGCTATGATCATGATCACATTGCAAATATTGTAGAAAAATCTATTGATTATGCATTTGATATGAAGAAAGATGTAGTAATTATTGATACTGCAGGTAGGTTAGCTATTGATGAAATTATGATGAAAGAAATAAAAATTATTAAAAAACATTCTAATCCAAATGAAATCTTATTTGTTATAGATTCTATGACAGGACAGGATGCTATAAATACTGCTAAATCTTTCTATGAATCATTAAATTTTGACGGAATAGTAATGACAAAATTAGATGGAGATAGTAAGGGCGGGGCAGCAATAACTATTTCTAGTATTATTAATAAGCCTATAAAATTTATTAGCAATGGAGAAAAAATAGAAGATATAGAAATTTTTCATCCAGATAGAATAGCTAATCGTATTATAGGTATGGGAGATATAATTTCTTTAGTAGAAAAAGTTCAGGAACAGTTCAATGAAAAAAATACAAAAGAAATTTATCATAAAATGTCAAAAAATCGTTTTGACTTTAATGATTTTTTAGAACAAATAAAGCAAATAAAAAAAATAGGAAATATTAAAAATATAATTTCAATGATTCCAGGAGTTGATAAATATTTACCACAAAAAAACAGGGAAATTGATAACAAATCTTTTAAAAAAATGGAATCTATTATTTTTTCTATGACTCCTTATGAAAGAAAAAATCCAAAAATACTTTCAGATATAAGCAGAAAAAAAAGAATCTCAAAAGGATCAGGAATTTCTTTAGATGAAATTAATTTTTTTTTGAAACAATTCAAAGATATAAACAAAATTATGAAAAAAATTAAAACTAATTCTGGAAAAGATTTGATAAAAAATTTTATTTCGGAAATTTTTGATAAAAGAAAAATGTAA
- the argS gene encoding arginine--tRNA ligase, whose product MNDYFQLVEELVKKLLYDLYKFPVYKKLDFKYTNKDHSGDLTLILFSLSKELKKPVNEVGSIIGSYVKEKLKGYVKFYIVEGFLNFIFKDNYYVNLINIMLNSNFYNLKIKNPKKIMVEYSSPNANKPLHLGHLRNCLIGVFISKILKMFGHNIIRTQIINDRGIHICKSMIAWIKFGKGKTPNDCSLKGDHFVGKYYNLFDKIYKEEINNVKNNNEVSILKDARNLLIKWENKDTNTISIWKKMNQWVYDGFKKTYHKIGISFDKTEYESKIYEIGKNIVKKGLEKNIFFKKKDGSVWIDLSKEGFYHKLLLRSDQTSVYLTQDLGNAVKRFNKYKIDNLVYVVGKEQNYHFKTLFAILKRLGFIWVNKLYHLSYEMVTLPSGRMKSREGNVVTVDSIINEIISIAKKKFLKKASVNTHEKTYNIIGIGALKYHFLKVDPKKEISFDINKSISLKGRTGTYVQYTYSRIRSLERKFFKLFPTKNNFNWKNVVLDTYEKNLIKILSKYPLVLKKSCMYFNPSLVANYVYEVSKCFNNLYQNKKLLDTLNVIQCNANMTIICITGNILKYGMNLLGIDMVDKM is encoded by the coding sequence ATGAATGATTATTTTCAATTAGTAGAAGAATTAGTTAAAAAATTATTATATGATTTATATAAATTTCCTGTTTATAAAAAATTGGATTTTAAGTATACAAATAAAGATCATTCAGGAGATCTTACTTTAATTTTATTTTCCTTATCTAAGGAATTAAAAAAACCTGTAAATGAAGTAGGGTCTATAATAGGTAGTTATGTAAAAGAAAAATTAAAAGGATATGTTAAATTTTACATTGTTGAAGGATTTTTAAACTTTATTTTTAAAGATAATTATTATGTTAATCTTATTAATATAATGTTAAATTCAAATTTTTATAATCTTAAAATAAAAAATCCTAAAAAAATAATGGTAGAATATTCTTCTCCTAATGCTAATAAACCACTTCATTTAGGTCATTTAAGAAATTGTTTAATAGGCGTCTTTATTTCTAAAATATTAAAAATGTTTGGACATAATATAATAAGGACACAAATTATCAATGATAGAGGAATACATATTTGTAAATCTATGATAGCTTGGATAAAATTTGGAAAAGGTAAAACTCCTAATGACTGTTCATTAAAAGGTGATCATTTTGTAGGAAAATATTACAATTTGTTTGATAAGATTTATAAAGAAGAAATTAATAATGTAAAAAATAACAACGAAGTTTCAATTTTGAAAGATGCAAGAAATTTGTTAATAAAATGGGAAAATAAAGATACAAATACTATTAGTATTTGGAAAAAAATGAATCAATGGGTTTATGATGGATTTAAAAAAACTTATCATAAGATTGGAATTAGTTTTGACAAAACAGAATATGAAAGTAAAATTTATGAAATTGGAAAAAATATTGTTAAAAAAGGTCTGGAAAAAAATATTTTTTTCAAAAAAAAAGATGGATCTGTTTGGATTGATCTATCTAAAGAAGGATTTTATCATAAACTTTTATTAAGATCAGATCAAACATCTGTATATCTTACTCAAGATTTAGGAAATGCAGTAAAACGTTTTAATAAATATAAAATAGATAATTTAGTATATGTAGTAGGAAAAGAACAAAATTATCATTTTAAAACTCTATTTGCAATATTAAAACGTTTAGGTTTTATTTGGGTAAATAAATTATATCATCTGTCATATGAAATGGTAACACTTCCTAGTGGTAGAATGAAATCCAGGGAAGGAAATGTTGTAACAGTAGATAGTATTATAAATGAAATTATTTCTATTGCAAAAAAAAAATTTTTGAAAAAGGCTTCAGTAAACACTCATGAAAAAACTTATAATATTATAGGAATAGGTGCATTGAAATATCATTTTCTTAAAGTTGATCCAAAAAAAGAAATATCTTTTGATATAAATAAATCAATTTCCCTAAAAGGTAGAACTGGAACATATGTACAATACACTTATTCTAGAATACGTTCTTTAGAAAGAAAATTTTTCAAATTATTTCCTACAAAAAATAATTTTAATTGGAAAAATGTAGTATTAGATACATATGAAAAAAATTTAATAAAAATTCTTAGTAAATATCCTTTAGTATTAAAAAAATCATGTATGTATTTTAATCCTTCATTAGTTGCAAATTATGTTTATGAAGTATCTAAGTGTTTTAATAATTTATATCAAAATAAAAAATTATTAGATACTTTAAATGTTATTCAATGTAATGCTAATATGACTATTATTTGTATTACAGGTAATATATTAAAATATGGAATGAATTTATTAGGGATAGATATGGTAGATAAAATGTAA
- a CDS encoding branched-chain amino acid aminotransferase gives MKIEKILHSRIKEVDFNNISFGNYYSDHMICSEFKNGKWKNSVIKPFSDIMLSPVTLVFHYGQSVFEGMKAYKDKKGEVFLFRPEENFKRINRSAIRLEMPQIPKNIFLNGIKKLIDIDRDWVPNNYGKSLYIRPFLIATRGILSAKPAEEYMFIVISTPVDSYYKKPLKIKIEEKYSRSAPGGIGFTKASGNYASSFYPTKIANKEGFDQVLWTDSNTHTKIEESGTMNVFFLIKDKLITPKESDSILSGITCDSIISLSKKENVTVEKKNIKVSEIIESLKKGELKEAFGCGTAVVINFFESISYKNTIFSFPNLPEVERLSIRLRKKLLDIQHNLSYDPFGWRVKIERGF, from the coding sequence ATGAAAATAGAAAAAATTTTGCATTCAAGAATTAAAGAAGTAGATTTTAATAATATTTCTTTTGGAAATTATTATTCAGATCATATGATTTGTTCAGAATTCAAAAATGGAAAGTGGAAAAATTCAGTTATAAAACCATTTAGTGATATTATGTTATCTCCTGTTACTCTTGTTTTTCATTATGGACAATCAGTATTTGAAGGGATGAAAGCATATAAAGATAAAAAAGGAGAAGTTTTTTTATTTCGTCCAGAAGAAAATTTTAAAAGAATTAATAGATCTGCAATACGTTTAGAAATGCCACAAATTCCAAAAAACATATTTTTAAATGGAATTAAAAAGTTGATAGACATAGATAGAGATTGGGTCCCTAATAATTATGGAAAATCTTTGTATATTCGTCCTTTTTTAATAGCTACTAGAGGTATTTTATCTGCTAAACCTGCTGAAGAATACATGTTTATTGTTATATCAACTCCTGTTGATTCTTATTATAAAAAACCTCTAAAAATAAAAATAGAAGAAAAATATAGTAGATCCGCTCCAGGTGGAATAGGATTTACTAAAGCATCTGGTAATTATGCATCTTCTTTTTATCCTACAAAAATAGCAAATAAAGAAGGATTTGACCAAGTGTTATGGACAGATTCTAATACTCATACAAAAATAGAAGAATCTGGGACTATGAATGTTTTTTTTTTGATTAAGGATAAATTAATAACTCCAAAGGAAAGTGATAGTATATTGAGTGGAATTACTTGTGATAGTATTATTTCTCTTTCTAAAAAAGAAAACGTTACTGTAGAAAAAAAAAATATAAAAGTATCAGAAATAATAGAAAGTTTAAAAAAAGGTGAATTAAAAGAAGCATTTGGTTGTGGAACAGCAGTAGTAATAAATTTTTTTGAATCAATTAGTTATAAAAATACTATTTTTAGTTTTCCTAATTTACCAGAAGTTGAAAGATTATCTATTCGTTTAAGGAAAAAATTATTAGACATACAGCATAATTTATCATATGATCCATTTGGGTGGAGAGTAAAAATAGAAAGAGGTTTTTAA